TTACCGTTGCTGAGAGTCCCTATCGTGCACAAAATTCTGCTCTATGGAAGACGGTTTCGGTAGGTGAAACCGTTTCTGCATAGTCCGTTAAGTTCCGTTAAGTCCTTAACGCTCATTTTCCAATGACTTCCGGCTGTCCTTAAGATTTAGAGACTGAAGATACTGAATAAGACCCGATAGTTTTGAGTAAAGCGTGGTAGCAGCGGCAATGATCCAGCTACAACGCTTTATTTTATGGCGATCGCTCCGCTCCTAAATTGATGCGGGGATCAGCCTTGTATCCGCTAATGAACATCTATAAAAGTTAGACGATGTTTTTCTTAAGTTTTGCTTTACAATCTTTCCAATGGCTCGTCTGGGCTGCCGTCATACATTAGCTACCGCCGCGATATTGCCGCAAAATCCGGATATGAGCCTGTCCGTATTCGGAATGATCCCAGAGTTTCTGAGTCGAGCCTGTTCGCGATCGCCCACCTTTGCCGTGTTACCGAGCCTAGCCTATGAGTATTGGATATCTCGCCCTAGTCCTTCATGCCCATCTTCCCTTTGTCCGGCATCCAGAGAGCAATTACGTTCTAGAGGAAGAGTGGCTTTACGAGGCGATCACCGAAACCTACATACCGCTCTTGCGCGTATTCGAAGGTCTGAAGCAAGACGGCATTGATTTCAAAATGACGATGAGCATGACGCCGCCCTTGGTGTCCATGCTCCGCGATCCCCTCCTCCAAGAACGCTACGATGCTCACCTGGCTCAGCTTGAAGAGCTCGTTGAGATGGAATTGGAACGCAATCAACATAATGGACATCTTCGCTACCTAGCCGAGCACTACGCTAGCGAGTTTAGCGCTGTCCGCGAACTTTGGGAGCGCTACAACGGCGATTTAGTCAGTGCGTTTAAGCAATTCCTAGATAGCAATAACCTTGACATTATTACCTGCGGCGCAACCCACGGATACTTGCCACTGATGAAAATGTATCCTCAAGCCGTATGGGCTCAGCTTGAGGTGGCCTGCGATCACTACGAAGAAGTCTTTGGACGTCGTCCAACCGGAATTTGGCTGCCAGAGTGTGCCTACTACGAAGGTCTAGAGCGCATGCTAGCCGATGTCGGCCTTCGCTATTTTATTACCGATAGTCACGGCATCCTCTACGCCCGTCCTCGTCCTCGATTTGGAACCTATGCCCCCATCTTTACGGAAACTGGCGTTGCAGCGTTCGGTCGGGATCACGAATCTTCGCAGCAGGTTTGGTCGTCTGAGGTGGGCTATCCAGGTGCCGCTGAGTATCGCGAATTCTACCGTGATTTGGGATGGGATGCCGAATACGAGTACATCAAGCCCTACATCATGCCAAATGGGCAGCGCAAGAATACGGGGATCAAGTATCACAAAATTACAGGTAAGGGGCTAGGGCTTAGCGATAAGGAATGGTATGACCCCTACTGGGCACGGGAAAAGGCGGCGGAACATGCCGGAAACTTTATGTTCAACCGGACGCAGCAGATCCAGCACCTATACGGCATTATGCAGCGCCCCCCCATTGTGCTTTCCCCCTATGATGCGGAACTGTTCGGGCACTGGTGGTATGAGGGGCCGTGGTTTATTGACTACCTCTTCCGCAAAACCTGGCACGACCAAGGGGTGTACTCGATGACCCACCTCGCCGATTACCTCCGCAACCACACAACCCAGCAGGTTTGCCATCCCTCCCAGTCAAGCTGGGGGTATCGTGGGTTCCACGAGTACTGGCTGAATGAAACCAATACCTGGATTTATCCTCATCTCCACAAAGCTGCAGAGCGCATGATTGAGTTATCTCGGCGTGAACCTGTGGATGAACTAGAGTGGCGAGCGTTAAATCAGGCGGCTCGTGAGGTGCTGCTGGCGCAGTCCTCCGATTGGGCATTTATCATGCGAACCGGAACGATGGTGCCCTATGCGGTTCGACGGACGCGATCGCACCTGATGCGCTTCAACAAACTCTGGGAAGACATCAACGCTGAAAAGATCGATTCGGGCTGGCTGGAGAAGGTAGAGGCAATCGACAATATTTTCCCCAATATCAACTACCGTTCCTACCGACCGCTGTAGCCTCGGAACTTAATACGGTCTGCCAACGACAAAGACTAGTACAGAGACTCCTTGTAAGGATGGCGGGGGATGATCCAATAGATCAGCCCCGTTTTTTAGTTGGCACAGCTTAAGCAACAAGCCTTTAGCAGCATAGTTACGACGATCGTTCAGGCACATAGCCCAGAGGGGAATTAATGACAGGACTGTTTTGAAAGGACAATTTATCTATATCCTTGAAATCTGAAGGTATGTCGCTTTGCTTAACCGCAACCTGACGATTGTTCAATCTCCTAGTCACTAGCGCTGAATCTGAACCTGTGATTTCCAACTATATATTTGAGTTTGGGGCAATAGCTGGGGCGATCGCCCTTCCCAAGATCAACCCCCATGTTTTCATCGTTGCCCAACTAACGCCCCTCCTCGGAGACATCCGCGTTGATATTGCAGTGCTCGTTCTAATGCTGGCGCTATCGGCCTTCTTTTCCGGCTCAGAGACTGCAATTACCGCCCTAGACAATCTCAAGCTTCGAGCCTTAATTCAAGATCAAGGCGATCCCAGCGGCATTTTTCGGCTTGTCCTCGAAAAACGCGCCCGTTTTATCACCACCCTGCTGATTGGCAATAACCTGGTCAACAACTTTTCCGCCATTCTCACCAGTAATTTATTCGCAATCTGGTTTGGGAGCGCAGGGGTCGGAATTGCCACCGCCGTGGTCACCTTCTTATTGCTGATTTTTGGAGAGATTACGCCAAAATCTCTAGCGATAAACAATGTAATGCCGACTTTCCAGATTGTAGTTCGC
This Synechococcales cyanobacterium T60_A2020_003 DNA region includes the following protein-coding sequences:
- a CDS encoding glycoside hydrolase family 57 protein, coding for MSIGYLALVLHAHLPFVRHPESNYVLEEEWLYEAITETYIPLLRVFEGLKQDGIDFKMTMSMTPPLVSMLRDPLLQERYDAHLAQLEELVEMELERNQHNGHLRYLAEHYASEFSAVRELWERYNGDLVSAFKQFLDSNNLDIITCGATHGYLPLMKMYPQAVWAQLEVACDHYEEVFGRRPTGIWLPECAYYEGLERMLADVGLRYFITDSHGILYARPRPRFGTYAPIFTETGVAAFGRDHESSQQVWSSEVGYPGAAEYREFYRDLGWDAEYEYIKPYIMPNGQRKNTGIKYHKITGKGLGLSDKEWYDPYWAREKAAEHAGNFMFNRTQQIQHLYGIMQRPPIVLSPYDAELFGHWWYEGPWFIDYLFRKTWHDQGVYSMTHLADYLRNHTTQQVCHPSQSSWGYRGFHEYWLNETNTWIYPHLHKAAERMIELSRREPVDELEWRALNQAAREVLLAQSSDWAFIMRTGTMVPYAVRRTRSHLMRFNKLWEDINAEKIDSGWLEKVEAIDNIFPNINYRSYRPL